From Flavobacteriales bacterium, the proteins below share one genomic window:
- a CDS encoding cation transporter: MKKTKNISVTLGALWAFMMIGIFANAQESKTDTVVIKTSAVCDMCQERIEKAVKFVKGTRSYEFNADTKELTVIFRPDKTSADELRKAISAAGYDADDVKADEKAYAKLPHCCQKDGHHED, encoded by the coding sequence ATGAAAAAAACAAAAAACATCTCAGTCACTTTGGGTGCCCTGTGGGCATTCATGATGATAGGAATTTTTGCGAATGCGCAGGAAAGCAAAACCGATACGGTGGTCATTAAAACCTCAGCGGTTTGTGACATGTGCCAGGAGAGAATTGAAAAGGCAGTGAAGTTTGTAAAAGGTACCCGGAGTTATGAATTCAACGCAGACACAAAGGAGCTTACCGTTATTTTTCGCCCGGATAAAACCTCAGCCGATGAACTTCGAAAAGCCATATCAGCGGCAGGTTATGACGCAGACGATGTGAAGGCAGACGAGAAAGCCTATGCTAAACTCCCGCATTGCTGCCAAAAAGATGGCCATCATGAAGATTAA